The window TATGTACCCCCCCAACATCCCCCCCGAGACGGCACCCACCCAACATCCCCCGCCGAGACTACGTACCCCCCCAACATCCCCCGCCGAGACTACGTACCCCACCAACATCCCCCCGCGAGACTACGTACCCCCCCGAGACTACGTCCCCCCGCAACATCTCCCCCCCCCGAGACTACGGCCCCCCGCAACATACCCCTCCGAGACTACGTCTCCCCCCCGACATCTCCCCCCGAGACTACGTCCGCCAATCAACATACACCCCCCGAGACTGCGTCCCCCCCGAACATCCCCCCCGAGACTAGGTCGCCCCGAACATCCCCGCCGAGACTACGTCCCCCCCCGAACATCCCCCCCCCGAGACTGCGTCCACACCAACATCCCCCGCCGAGACTACGTCCCCCCCCGAACATCCCCCCCCCGAGACTGCGTCCACACCAACATCCCCCGCCGAGACTATGTACCCccccaacatcccccccacatTACCCCCCCCGACTACGTCCCCacccaacatcccccccacatTACCCCCCCCGACTACGTCCCCacccaacatcccccccacatTACCCCCCCCGACTACGTCCCCacccaacatcccccccacatTACCCCCCCCGACTACGTCCCCacccaacatcccccccacatTACCCCCCCCGACTACGTCCCCacccaacatcccccccacatTACCCCCCCGACTACGTCCCCacccaacatcccccccacatTACCCCCCCGACTACGTCCCCacccaacatcccccccacatTACCCCCCCCCGACTACGTCCCCacccaacatcccccccacatTACCCCCCCCCGACTACGTCCCCacccaacatcccccccacattaccccccccgactgcatccccaCCAAAATCCACCCCCCGAGACCGCGTCCGAACCCCCCAAACATCTTCCCCCCGACCCGAGACCGCGTCCGACCCCCCAACATCTTCCCCCCGACCCGAGACCGCGTCCGACCCCCCAAACATCTTCCCCCCGACCCGAGACCGCGTCCGACCCCCCAAACATCTTCCCCCCGACCCGAGACCGCGTCCGACCCCCCAAACATCTTCCCCCCGACCCGAGACCGCGTCCGACCCCCCCCAACATCTTCCCCCCGACCCGAGACCGCGTCCGACCCCCCCCAACATCTTCCCCCCGACCCGAGACCGCGTCCGACCccccaacatcaccatcaccaccccccCAAACCGGGAAACTgcctcccctccaaccccccacccccacccccaccattctCCCGGGCCCCGGAACCGCCCGTACCCGAAGGCCACGCCCGTCCCCCGCCCGTACCCGAAGGCCACGCCCGCCCCCCGCCCGTACCCGAAGGCCACGCCCGCCCCCCGCCCGTACCCGAAGGCCACGCCCGCCCCCCGCCCGTACCCGAAGGCCACGCCCGCCCCCCGCCCGTACCCGAAGGCCACGCCCGCCCCCCGCCCGTACCCGAAGGCCACGCCCGCCCCCCGCCCGTACCCGAAGGCCACGCCCGCCCCCCGCCCGTACCCGAAGGCCACGCCCGCCCCCCGCCCGTACCCGAAGGCCACCCCCGCCCGTACCCGAAGGCCACGCCCGCCCCCCGCCCGTACCCGAAGGCCACGCCCTCAAGCCTCGCCCCTCTGTCATGTTATGAATGATTCTGGAATGACCCAAGGAGACCACATGGGACAGGCGCTGTGCCAGCTACGGCCCCGCCCCCTCCTGTGATTGGCGAGCACCCAGCCCCGCCCTCTCGCCGCGGCGATTGGCGGCTGACTCGCGGGGTGGCTGCCCCCGCCTGTGATTGGCGGGCACCGAGGCGCGGCCCCACCCCTCGCCGCGACGATTGGCGCCCGACACGGGAGAGCCCCGCCCGCGATTGGCGGGCCACGAGGCACGGCACCGCCCCTGTGCCGGTGATTGGCGGTTGCCCCGGGAGGCCACGCGCCGCCGTTTTGAAAGGCGCTCGCGCTGCCGCCGGCAGTTGGCGGAGTGAGGCCTAGTCTGGGGCGAGCCTCACACGCTTCCCTTACCTGCTGGATCAGCGCCGTGTCCGGCTCCAGCAAGTTGTTCAGGATCTTCTCCAGGACCTCGGCCATCCTCCGCGCTGTCACTTCCCCGCTTCCTTCAGAACACTTTTAATTTCCCCCTCACCTCCCACACGCCGGCAACGTTGCGCTGCTGTGCGGCTGGGGCGGGTGGGGAAAGAAAGGCTTCTCCCACGCGAGCAAGAGGCGCCGCCGCCGTGGGCCGGACCTCCGCGGCACGGAGCGCCGCCTAGCGACTGGGAGGACCAGGTCAACGCGGGGCCCGTGTTATCGGCGGCTCCGGCCCCGCCCCCCACAATTGTCGGGCGTGCAACGTTGGCACCGCCCACGGCAACGTGACCACGCCCTCAATTGTTGCAGCCCGTCACACCAGCCACGGCGAGTTAGCACGTGCCCCATGGGGGCGTGGTCAAGGGATTAGCACCGCCCCTTTACCGTGGGGTGGGATAGGGCTGGAACTGCGCCCAAAGGTTTCGCATTTTAGCCCCGCCCCCTCAGCCGGTGTTCGTGCCTCCCCCTGCTGGGGTTTGCATTGGAACGGCACGCTGGTGCCGGGAGGAATGCATTAGCACCGCCCCCTGGTGTCGGGAGGACTGCTTTAGCACCTCCCCCTCCCCGAAAATAGCCCGCCACCCAATGTCAGCGCCCTCTGGAGGCGACAAGGGCGAATCAGCCCTTTGTCAGCGCCCTCTGGTGATGGGAGGACCGTGTCAGCGTCTACTGGAGTGTGGTGGTCTGCGTCCGCGCCCCCTCTCGGCAGGAGGACCAAGGCGGCAGCCCACCGGTGCCTCTTTGGAAATCTATGAGAGAGACCAACCCCCTGtgctctcagagataatgggaactgcagatgctggagattccaagataataaaatgtgaggctggatgaacacagcaggccaagcagcatctcaggagcacaaaagctgacgtttcgggcctagacccttcatcagagagggggatggggagagggaactggaataaatagggagagagggggaggcggaccgaagatggagagcaaagaagataggtggagagagtgtaggtggggaggtagggaggggataggtcagtccagggaagacggacaggtcaaggaggtgggatgaggttagtaggtagctgggggtgcggctgggggtgggaggaagggatgggtgagaggaagaaccggttagggaggcagagacaggttggactggttttgggatgcagtgggtgggggggaagagctgggctggttgtgtggtgcagtggggggaggggatgaactgggctggtttagggatgcagtgggggaaggggagattttgaaactggtgaagtccacattgataccatatggctgcagggttcccaggcggaatatgagttgctgttcctgcaaccttcgggtggcatcattgtggcagtgcaggaggcccatgatggacatgtcatgctccacactgccctccaaccccaccacacccggcaccttcccctgcaaccgcaggaaatgctacacttgtccccacacctcctccctcacccccatcccaggccccaagatgacattccacattaagcagaggttcacctgcacatctgccaatgtggtatactgcatccactgtacccggtgcggctttctctacattggggaaaccaagcggaggcttggggaccgctttgcagaacacctccgctcagttcgcaacaaacaactgcacctcccagtcgcaaaccatttccactccccctcccattctcttgatgacatgtccatcatgggcctcctgcactgccacaatgatgccacccgaaggttgcaggaacagcaactcatattccgcctgggaaccctgcagccatatggtatcaatgtggacttcaccagtttcaaaatctccccttcccctactgcatccctaaaccagcccagttcatcccctccccccactgcaccacacaaccagcccagctcttcccccccacccactgcatcccaaaaccagtccaacctgtctctgcctccctaaccggttcttcctctcacccatcccttcctcccacccccagccgcacccccagctacctactaacctcatcccacctccttgacctgtccgtcttccctggactgacctatcccctccctacctccccacctacaccctctccacctatcttctttgctctccatcttcggtccgcctccccctctctccctatttattccagttccctccccccatccccctctctgatgaagggtctaggcccgaaacgtcagcttttgtgctcctgagatgctgcttggcctgctgtgttcatccagcctcacattttattccccTGTGCTCTCATTTGGCTCTTGTGGACGTTCACGGACCCTGGGCTGTGCCGTCTGAGCTATGTCTTTGCAGGTGCATAGCTCTGCAGCACTGctatttattattatttctgTGTTGCTTTTTGAACCCTTGTTTTTCCATTCGTGAATTTGAAGTGTGTAGTACCGGAGCTGAGTTTCCTTGCAAAGATGCCATCTCCAGTACTCCCTATTATAAGAGGAGAAGGAGGGGCAGAAACTATAAAGATATGTGAACAGGAGGAGCCTGCTCTctcattcagtgagattgtggctgaccTGGTCATGTTTGGCCCCCAGTGTGGCAATGTGAGTGGATCAGAATTAATTCCTCTATCCTGCAGCTTTCcacagtctttccccatttatatAATCTCCAGCCCCTCtgtccttcctgccaaagtgcggAATCCACCCCCtacgttatattccatctgcttaGTTTTGGCGCAATCCTTTCCCCATCGGAGTTGCTGACTGATATTGTCAGTAAATGCGGGTCGAGCACCGATCCCCGCGGTTGTGACCCCTTGTTACAGGAAACCATCCTGAAAAATGACCCCCATACAGCTCTCTGTATGCGACGGGTTAGCCAATGCTCCCTGCACGGTAATATATGGCCCCCCCCACCAATGCTATGGGCTCCTGTCCATTCAATCAGACTAATGTGTGAGCACCTTAGCAGACcaattctgaaaatctaaatacattACATCGACacttcttcctccccccccccttttaTCTAACCTCCTGGTTGCCTTTTCTAGGATTGGGCAGGCAGGTGTGTGCCTTGTTGTTGTGCTTGACTGTGTTAGGCCTTTCTAAATGCATTAGCAACGCATAAGAGGCCAGAAATGTACTGGGGTAGGCTCAAAACTTTGTATCCAGGCCCCTTCTCCTTCTGCTATGCATcctcccaacacccccccccccccaaaaaaaacccacCAACACTGCCATCGCAGCTGAGCCCTGTTGTCAGAGATCCCTATGGACCAAAGAACGAAAGACTCAttaggatgggggggggggggggtgctggttCGTGTTCTATTTTATTGGATGCACGATGGAAACCGGAACTGTATGTGGCGCTCCCGGCGGGATACGGAGAGACCGGGAACCGTACGCAACTGCGGCTACGAGAGGGGGCAGGACTCCCTGTCGACCACGGCCACCAGAGGCTCCTCGCTGGATTCGTGCTCGAGCTGGCAGGAGAAGCGAGAGTGGGCTTGCCAATCTTTGGTGGGAATTGTCAGGTAACTGCTCCAGCTGTAGCTGCCTCTGGTGCCCTGTGGCGCTTGTGGAAGGACAGGGAGAGACCGGGAATGGTGCGCGGCGCTTGTGGCAGGACAGGGAGAGACCGGGAACTGTATGTGGTGCTCGCGGTGGGATAGGGGGAGACTGGGAACGGTACGCGGTGCTTGTGGTAGGACAGGGGGAGACCGGGAACTGTACGCGACGCTCGGGGTAGGATAGGGAGAGACCGGGAATGGTAGGCAGCGCTCGTGGTGGGATAGGGAGAGACCGGGAACTGTATGTGGTGCTCGCGGTAGGACCGGGAGAGACCGGGAATGGTGTGCCTCTGGTTGACCAGGAGCTGAACACAGTGCTGGCAGAGTGACTACTCACCGGGTATAAGCAGATGGATGCCGTTACCAAGGAAGACCATGTTGTCTTTGACAGTGGCACAGTAGTAGGTGCCAGTGTCTGCCTCAGAGATGCTGCTGATGGTCAGCATGTAGCTGCTGGTCGCCGAATCCCTGGACGGTAGGTAACGGTCCGTGTAGCCTGTGCCCCGGTTGCCCTGTCCGCTGGTCCAGTGCACCAGTACCCATCGTGGCTTCTGCCCGGGCCTCAGCTGGTACCAGAACCCGCCATCGTCCGCGATATTCACGTTCGTCACCCAGCAGGTCGAGGTGGCGGTGCCTCCTGCTGGCACCGAGGCGGACAGGGGCTGACGCAGGACTGGGTTTGAGGTGCTGCCTGGAAGAGAGGAACGTGTCAATGGAGGACGGAGTGGGAAAGAAAGGAGTGTCagtggggaggggtggtggtcagggatgtggggtggggggagagatcgCACTGACAGGAGGTTGCAAcgggaaatgggggggggggtgcatttGTATAGCCTCCCGCAAGCGGCTTGGCAGTGCGCCATCCAGCGTTTCAGTTTAAGGAGACTCAGCTCCCACTCCCTCATCTCCGTGTCCCTCCATTTCCTCATGGCCagcccacccaaacccacacatcgctgggcactacaGGACGAGACTGAAGTGCCCGCAGGAAAGCCAGGCAGACACTGggtagaacaaaaaaaaatccaagcagacagttgcccaaggttacAGTCAAACCTGGGAGattgagccctttcaagtttcacaacatccttcctgtagcagggagaccgggattgagcGCAGTATTCCGGGTGGCCCGAACCAACGtccctgtacagccccaacatgaccctcccagctccctgtactcaacgcactgacccatAAAAGCCAGCGAACCGAACCCctccctcactgccctgtctccctgcaactccactttcagggaactatgtaccCGCTTCCCCCGGGTCTCTGTGTTCAGCAACACCCGCAGGGCCCTCCCATGAAATCCTGCCCTGATGGACCTTCCCCAAAATCCAGCGTCTCACGTTGGATCTAAATCCATCTGCCCCTCCTTGGCCCC is drawn from Stegostoma tigrinum isolate sSteTig4 unplaced genomic scaffold, sSteTig4.hap1 scaffold_341, whole genome shotgun sequence and contains these coding sequences:
- the LOC132208268 gene encoding uncharacterized protein LOC132208268, which codes for MRASGKYEKDWGFTQEPRIIGLQSLVGVCGLLPLKAHSLAFKGFQPRVAPKLEGVAGSEGGYPRSTTRPRSDGAKEGQMDLDPTTSNPVLRQPLSASVPAGGTATSTCWVTNVNIADDGGFWYQLRPGQKPRWVLVHWTSGQGNRGTGYTDRYLPSRDSATSSYMLTISSISEADTGTYYCATVKDNMVFLGNGIHLLIPAPQGTRGSYSWSSYLTIPTKDWQAHSRFSCQLEHESSEEPLVAVVDRESCPLS